Genomic DNA from Sphingomonas hankookensis:
TGTCGATGCTTGCCCCGGCGCGCCCTGCTGCCCGCAGGCCTCGGTTGAAACCCGCGATCTTGCCCGCCGCCTTGCACCGCATGTCGCCGGGCGGCTGCATGTTTCGGGCTGTGCCAAGGGCTGCGCCCGCCAGCGCGCCGCCGATGTCACGCTGACCGGCCGCGATGGCCTGTTCGATCTTTCCCTGAACGCACCCGCCGGTGCGTTGCCAGTTCGCTCTGCGCTCAGCCCAGCCGAGCTTCTCGCCCATTTCGGAGCCGCTTGATGCCCCATATCTATGAAACCGATGGCGCGGCCATCTATCGCCAGTCTTTCGCCACGATCCGCGCCGAAGCCGATCTGGCGCCCTTTTCCGCTGATGAGGAACCGGTGGCGGTGCGCATGATCCACGCCGCCGGGATGGTGGACCTTGCCGCGCATATCCGCTTCTCACCCGGCTTTGCCAGTGCGGCGCGGGCGGCGCTGGCCGCTGGCGCGCCGGTGCTGTGCGATGCGCGGATGGTGTCCGAAGGGATCACCCGTGCGCGGCTGCCTGCTGATAATCAGATCATCTGCACCCTGAATGCGCCGCAAGTGCCCGACATGGCGCGGGCAATGGGTAACACCCGCTCTGCCGCCGCACTGGAACTGTGGCGGCCGCATCTGGCAGGCGCGGTGGTGGCCATCGGCAACGCGCCAACCGCGCTGTTCCATCTGCTGAATATGCTGGAAGATCCCGATTGCCCGCGCCCTGCGGCGATCATCGGCTGTCCGGTGGGCTTTGTCGGCGCGGCCGAATCCAAGGCCGCGTTATGGGCCGCGCCGCCGGTGCCGTGCTGCATCGTTGAAGGGCGGCTGGGCGGCAGCGCGATCACGGTTGCTGCGATCAACGCTTTGGCGAGCGGCAACGAATGAGCGCGGCCCTTTCCTGCGGGACGATCCACGGCGTGGGTTTGGGTCCGGGTGCGCCCGATCTGTTGAGCGTTCGCACCGACCGGCTGGTGCGCGGCGCCCGCCACGTGGCCTATTTCCGCAAGGCCGGGCG
This window encodes:
- a CDS encoding precorrin-8X methylmutase; protein product: MPHIYETDGAAIYRQSFATIRAEADLAPFSADEEPVAVRMIHAAGMVDLAAHIRFSPGFASAARAALAAGAPVLCDARMVSEGITRARLPADNQIICTLNAPQVPDMARAMGNTRSAAALELWRPHLAGAVVAIGNAPTALFHLLNMLEDPDCPRPAAIIGCPVGFVGAAESKAALWAAPPVPCCIVEGRLGGSAITVAAINALASGNE